A section of the Clostridium sp. TW13 genome encodes:
- the nagA gene encoding N-acetylglucosamine-6-phosphate deacetylase, whose product MLLIKNCNVIFPEGIEKKNVLVENSKIKEITNSDKYLCDTLEGEGLYLSPGFIDVHIHGSGGYDVMDGRYESIDKISEIIADFGTTSFVPTTMTFDSKKIKTAVKIVSEAKKKGTSGANVLGCHLEGPFINREAIGAHDINCVLDGSVENFKEIIGESERDIVSVTLAPEVGNNKELIKYLYKKGIVASIGHSKASYEEAVEAINLGISHSTHIFNAMPIFHHRNPGIIGAIFDNNITTEIIADGIINSYTALRVVCNQKKVDDIIIVTDAIMYSNMDDGKYLINNEELNISNSKAELKSGVLAGSITMLNKAVKNVYNNTNCSLHEVIKMVTINPAKHCKVDNSKGSIMQGFDADIIIFDGELNIKNVIVNGRMIRHK is encoded by the coding sequence TTGTTACTAATTAAAAATTGTAATGTAATTTTTCCAGAAGGCATTGAAAAAAAGAATGTACTTGTTGAAAATAGCAAAATTAAAGAAATTACAAATAGTGATAAATATTTATGTGATACTTTAGAGGGAGAAGGGTTATATCTTTCACCAGGATTTATAGATGTTCATATTCATGGTTCAGGTGGATATGATGTAATGGACGGCAGGTATGAGTCAATAGATAAAATTTCTGAAATAATAGCTGATTTTGGAACTACGTCATTTGTACCAACAACTATGACTTTCGATAGTAAAAAGATAAAAACAGCAGTAAAAATAGTATCAGAGGCTAAAAAGAAGGGGACTAGTGGAGCAAATGTTTTAGGATGCCACTTAGAAGGGCCATTCATAAATAGAGAAGCGATAGGAGCGCATGATATAAATTGTGTACTTGATGGATCTGTAGAGAATTTTAAAGAAATTATTGGAGAATCAGAGAGAGACATAGTATCAGTTACATTAGCGCCTGAAGTTGGAAATAATAAAGAACTAATAAAATATTTATATAAAAAAGGGATTGTTGCGTCTATAGGACATTCAAAAGCTTCATATGAAGAAGCCGTAGAAGCTATAAATTTAGGGATATCTCATTCAACACATATTTTCAATGCAATGCCAATATTTCATCATAGAAACCCCGGAATTATTGGAGCTATATTTGATAATAACATTACTACAGAAATAATTGCAGATGGGATTATTAATTCATATACAGCATTAAGGGTAGTATGTAATCAAAAAAAAGTAGATGATATTATTATTGTAACTGATGCCATTATGTATTCAAATATGGATGATGGAAAATATTTAATTAATAATGAAGAGCTTAATATATCAAATTCAAAGGCTGAATTAAAATCAGGAGTTTTAGCAGGATCTATAACCATGCTCAATAAAGCTGTTAAGAATGTATATAATAATACGAATTGTTCACTTCATGAAGTTATCAAGATGGTGACTATTAATCCAGCAAAACATTGTAAAGTTGATAACAGTAAAGGTTCTATTATGCAAGGGTTTGATGCTGATATCATAATTTTTGATGGAGAACTTAACATTAAAAATGTAATAGTTAATGGCAGGATGATAAGGCACAAATAG
- a CDS encoding ROK family protein, with translation MEEGYVIGIDLGGTKINIALADLNGNIILSEISATEASLGESHIISNILLLIESVLNKAKIKVENIKAIGIGSPGILDIQNGIIIKATQLPFENFNILRPIKEKYNIPIVLQNDANVAALGEYMYGEGRGSKSMVYLTISTGIGGAAIINGELYTGITSNALEIGHTVVKLDGDKCSCGNYGCLETIASGNAIAKKAQKIKRTSSEETVFNYKNITAKEVFIEAENGKKQYINILNDVYTYLGISIANLITLFDPDIVIIGGGIGNSSDHIINKLNEVISLKGFPPMCKDFKIRQSRLKENSGVIGAVALGIKELNKMFV, from the coding sequence ATGGAAGAAGGGTATGTAATAGGAATTGATTTAGGTGGGACAAAGATAAATATAGCATTAGCAGATTTAAATGGTAATATTATTTTAAGTGAAATTAGCGCCACAGAAGCAAGTTTAGGTGAAAGTCATATAATAAGCAATATTTTATTATTAATTGAATCCGTATTAAATAAAGCGAAAATAAAAGTTGAAAATATAAAAGCTATTGGGATTGGTTCTCCAGGGATTTTAGATATACAAAATGGAATAATAATAAAAGCAACTCAATTGCCATTTGAAAATTTTAATATATTAAGACCTATAAAAGAAAAATACAATATACCCATAGTTCTTCAAAATGATGCAAATGTAGCAGCTTTAGGTGAATATATGTATGGAGAAGGTAGAGGAAGTAAAAGCATGGTGTATTTAACTATAAGTACTGGAATTGGTGGGGCTGCTATAATAAATGGTGAATTATATACTGGGATTACATCTAATGCATTAGAAATAGGACATACTGTTGTTAAATTAGATGGAGATAAGTGTAGTTGCGGAAATTATGGATGTCTTGAAACAATAGCATCAGGCAATGCTATTGCTAAAAAAGCACAAAAGATTAAGCGGACAAGTAGTGAAGAAACAGTATTTAATTATAAAAATATTACAGCTAAAGAAGTTTTTATAGAAGCGGAAAATGGGAAAAAACAGTATATTAATATTCTAAATGATGTTTATACTTACCTTGGGATATCCATAGCTAACTTAATAACATTATTTGATCCAGATATTGTGATTATTGGAGGGGGAATTGGAAATTCAAGTGATCATATAATTAATAAACTAAATGAGGTTATATCACTCAAAGGATTTCCTCCTATGTGTAAGGATTTTAAGATTAGGCAATCTAGACTAAAAGAAAATTCAGGAGTAATAGGAGCAGTAGCTTTAGGTATAAAAGAATTAAATAAAATGTTCGTATAG
- a CDS encoding PEP-utilizing enzyme → MIGYHNLESQTRELNWNKLFSDEEINNNTKNTAWEFASKNEDDDFHTDVVFLRTACGAIAEEIGYCHTKTLLMYKKYCGEFYFTKENTKRLCDVIIDKLKKDSIWRNNFNKEIYSSADGLSNVYNGLRREEIEQLSLDELCNLYEKQYKAQIELYKKCWIAEVIQVPGVGLADHLIDYLKSFGISEAEAENVFYSLTRSYKDSVYVEEEKKVIEIAEYVLGDSRLNKLFKEPIKHLRTYVTPYINDKIEEIQSKYGYLGYHGFGDREPYHKDDYIARVKEYVTNASKIQIEKGKWERQSEEKNSQVHTLREKMDKLYTELFVMYGELAVSKAYRRLAQLKNFYFLDFMIGVIARKLELPESYLRFMVPEEIISLLRGEREKVDINNIEKRTSEMVYMILDGEELIFVGKEAQKLRSKMEGVEEVSSNILKGRSACMGACKGRAVIVERSKDIHDFKCGDVLVSLEADPDLIPLMKMAGAIVTDQGGITCHAAVIAREFNIPCVIGTINATKLIKTGDIVYVDANKGEIIVGN, encoded by the coding sequence ATGATTGGTTATCACAACTTGGAAAGTCAAACAAGGGAGTTAAATTGGAACAAATTATTTAGTGATGAAGAAATAAATAATAACACAAAAAATACAGCATGGGAATTTGCATCTAAAAATGAAGATGATGATTTTCATACTGATGTAGTATTTTTACGAACAGCTTGCGGAGCTATTGCAGAAGAGATTGGTTATTGCCATACAAAGACTTTATTAATGTATAAAAAATATTGTGGGGAGTTCTATTTTACCAAAGAAAATACAAAACGTTTGTGTGATGTAATTATAGACAAGCTTAAAAAAGATTCAATTTGGAGAAATAACTTTAATAAAGAAATATATAGTTCAGCAGATGGATTATCAAATGTATATAATGGATTAAGAAGAGAAGAAATTGAGCAACTGAGCCTTGATGAACTTTGTAATTTATATGAAAAACAATACAAGGCACAAATAGAACTTTATAAGAAATGTTGGATTGCAGAGGTGATTCAAGTTCCAGGAGTGGGACTCGCTGATCATTTAATTGATTATTTAAAAAGTTTTGGTATTAGTGAAGCGGAAGCAGAGAATGTTTTCTATAGTTTAACAAGAAGTTATAAGGATTCTGTATATGTTGAAGAAGAAAAAAAAGTTATTGAAATTGCAGAATATGTATTAGGAGATTCTAGATTAAATAAACTATTTAAAGAACCAATAAAGCATTTAAGAACATATGTAACACCATACATTAATGACAAAATAGAAGAAATTCAAAGTAAATATGGGTATTTAGGTTATCATGGTTTTGGTGATAGAGAACCCTACCATAAAGATGATTACATAGCAAGAGTTAAAGAGTATGTTACAAATGCCTCAAAGATACAGATAGAGAAAGGTAAATGGGAAAGACAATCCGAAGAGAAAAATTCTCAAGTACACACTTTAAGAGAAAAGATGGATAAATTATATACAGAATTATTTGTAATGTATGGAGAACTTGCTGTATCAAAAGCTTACAGAAGATTAGCGCAACTCAAAAATTTCTATTTTTTGGATTTTATGATTGGAGTTATAGCAAGAAAATTAGAATTACCTGAGAGTTATCTTAGATTCATGGTTCCAGAAGAAATTATATCACTTCTTAGAGGAGAAAGAGAAAAGGTGGATATAAATAATATAGAAAAAAGAACATCTGAGATGGTGTATATGATTTTGGATGGAGAAGAGCTAATTTTTGTTGGTAAAGAGGCTCAAAAGTTGAGGAGTAAAATGGAAGGTGTAGAAGAAGTGAGTTCAAATATCTTAAAAGGTCGTTCAGCGTGTATGGGGGCGTGTAAGGGAAGAGCTGTCATTGTAGAAAGAAGTAAAGATATTCATGATTTTAAATGCGGTGATGTATTAGTTTCTTTAGAAGCTGATCCAGATTTGATTCCTTTAATGAAGATGGCTGGAGCTATTGTAACAGATCAGGGAGGTATTACATGTCATGCAGCAGTAATTGCGAGGGAGTTCAATATTCCGTGTGTAATAGGAACTATAAACGCAACAAAACTTATCAAAACTGGAGATATAGTTTATGTAGATGCTAACAAAGGAGAAATCATTGTTGGAAATTAA
- a CDS encoding MATE family efflux transporter produces the protein MEINKNHTFYKMLLAIAVPIAIQSFFSTSLNIVDSLMVGGLQEEALAAVGLANQYYYFFILIVFGICSGSATFTAQFWGNKDIKNIKRILGVVLLSCGIISIIFALGAMIMPNYIMSIFIKDSKTIELGSAFLRIISVSYIITSISFAYSASCRSIGETKAIMKASTLSLLCNTILNYILIYGKFGMPAMGVSGSALATVIARIVELILILRFVYKNKTPLNANLQELLNISKEFVIKFYRTTLPVIFNEALWSLGIIIYSIAYGRISIEAVAAIQICNAVQNLFMIVAKSISTASAVMIGNRIGENDNESVRVYVRNFSKLSISLGIITGILMALLSPAFVNLYNIKPEVKLETIRTLYVICMYLSVKFFNITMVVGFFRSGGDTTFACFLDAGTVWLIGIPLAFLSVLVFKLPLHWVVALLSLEEVVKSLIGARRIKSYIWMRNVIQDMG, from the coding sequence TTGGAAATTAATAAGAATCATACTTTTTATAAAATGCTATTAGCTATTGCTGTTCCAATAGCTATCCAGAGTTTTTTTTCAACTTCATTAAATATAGTTGATAGTTTGATGGTAGGTGGGTTACAAGAAGAGGCTTTAGCAGCAGTTGGACTTGCTAATCAGTATTACTACTTCTTTATTCTTATAGTATTTGGTATATGTAGTGGATCAGCTACCTTTACTGCGCAATTTTGGGGTAATAAAGATATTAAGAATATAAAGAGGATTTTAGGTGTTGTGTTATTGTCCTGTGGAATTATTAGTATAATTTTTGCTTTAGGTGCAATGATAATGCCAAACTATATAATGAGTATATTTATAAAGGATAGTAAAACAATAGAACTTGGAAGTGCATTTTTGAGAATTATCAGTGTGAGTTATATAATAACTAGTATTTCTTTTGCTTATTCTGCATCATGTAGATCAATTGGGGAAACAAAAGCTATTATGAAGGCGAGTACATTATCATTGTTATGTAATACAATTTTAAATTATATATTGATTTATGGGAAGTTTGGGATGCCTGCAATGGGAGTAAGTGGATCAGCACTTGCAACTGTTATTGCGCGTATAGTTGAATTAATATTAATCTTGAGATTTGTGTATAAAAATAAAACTCCTTTAAATGCAAATTTACAAGAGTTATTAAATATATCTAAAGAATTTGTTATAAAATTTTATAGAACTACTTTGCCAGTAATTTTTAATGAAGCACTTTGGTCATTAGGAATAATTATATATTCTATTGCATATGGAAGAATAAGTATTGAAGCTGTAGCTGCTATCCAAATTTGTAATGCAGTTCAAAATCTATTTATGATTGTTGCAAAAAGTATTTCTACAGCTTCAGCAGTAATGATTGGAAATAGGATAGGTGAGAATGATAACGAGAGTGTTAGAGTATATGTAAGAAATTTCTCAAAATTAAGTATTAGTTTAGGGATTATTACAGGGATTTTGATGGCACTACTATCACCAGCATTTGTAAACTTATACAATATAAAGCCGGAAGTGAAGTTGGAAACGATTCGAACTTTATATGTAATATGCATGTATTTGTCAGTAAAATTTTTCAATATAACTATGGTAGTTGGATTCTTTAGAAGTGGTGGAGATACAACTTTTGCTTGCTTTTTAGATGCTGGAACAGTCTGGTTAATTGGAATTCCTCTAGCCTTCTTAAGTGTTTTAGTGTTTAAACTTCCATTACACTGGGTAGTTGCTTTACTATCATTAGAAGAAGTTGTTAAGTCATTGATTGGAGCACGAAGAATTAAATCTTATATATGGATGAGAAATGTGATTCAAGATATGGGTTAA
- a CDS encoding GNAT family N-acetyltransferase codes for MSYEEILKLIELISPHAKDYVYKGFENKKVEILYSISTEKNKGIFIIVDNEDCCIFYASFLNEDNIEEVLEVIKGRINEYISKGNSKELCFNVYGKNLKIITLARQLGFKSDMEGYHLEYVGKELPQINNCSLTVKGFESSMLQEFVDLFDSAYYQLNIENGWKVNSHAIYEEQFHQKLNDLNKFDQVCSFWVNNELIGAYIFEQNYITDIVVKPGFQNKGYGSYILAHCIRNMRVNKSINNIRLRVAKSNTGAKKLYERNDFVEIACFAEHTYETKQ; via the coding sequence ATGTCTTATGAAGAAATATTAAAACTAATAGAACTTATATCTCCTCATGCAAAGGATTATGTATATAAAGGATTTGAGAATAAGAAGGTTGAAATACTATATTCTATATCTACAGAGAAAAATAAAGGTATATTTATAATAGTTGATAATGAGGATTGTTGTATTTTTTATGCTTCTTTTCTTAATGAAGATAATATAGAAGAGGTTTTAGAGGTAATTAAAGGCAGAATCAATGAATATATTTCAAAAGGTAATTCAAAAGAGTTATGCTTTAATGTATATGGAAAAAATCTAAAAATAATTACTTTAGCAAGGCAATTAGGTTTTAAGTCAGATATGGAAGGATACCATCTTGAATATGTAGGTAAAGAACTGCCACAAATAAATAATTGTAGTTTGACTGTTAAAGGGTTTGAAAGCAGTATGTTACAAGAATTTGTTGATTTGTTTGATAGTGCTTATTATCAGTTAAATATAGAAAATGGTTGGAAAGTAAACAGTCATGCTATATATGAAGAACAATTTCATCAAAAGCTTAATGATTTGAATAAATTTGATCAAGTCTGCTCATTTTGGGTAAACAATGAGTTGATAGGTGCATATATTTTTGAGCAAAATTACATTACTGATATTGTTGTAAAACCAGGATTCCAAAATAAAGGATACGGAAGTTATATATTAGCACATTGTATTAGAAATATGAGAGTAAACAAATCCATTAATAATATAAGACTTCGAGTTGCTAAATCAAATACTGGTGCTAAAAAATTATATGAAAGAAATGATTTTGTTGAGATTGCTTGTTTTGCAGAGCATACCTATGAAACAAAACAGTGA
- a CDS encoding ABC transporter ATP-binding protein: MMKKNKRSVTNNIWFLVKNTYKWDKKVLSYFALYTVVTAIIPFINMFAPKFLIEELMGANRVERLIIILLGYVVISATLNFLNAYLEGVYSPIITNIGDRYNNLLSEKCMNMDFKYTEDPEVLDDIETARRAVDGNTTGIPGVLRKLFEIFGAGIAFLGYITIVFNLNPWILLYLIVNVVTIYYLAIRAKKYEYSKKNDISQLSRKRNYIYDVMQNFAYGKEIRIFNLSNRMADKFQGLGKEQVKLHKDIKYKNLMVSIVEVFFLLIREGVVYAYLIYQVLYNHMSIGNFVMYSTLIAGFAAWMQKILDNIAHINAQNLYINDYRDFLETDLKTGNSSYVDMPGDNNYEIEFKNVSYKYPNSERYIFRNLSLKINKGQRLAIVGVNGAGKTTFVKLLTRLYEPTEGKILLNGVNIAKFDRNEYYKLFSVVFQEIKMFAFSIAENIALDNKKIDREKVLESIHKAGMKEKIDSLENGIDTPLLKTLDSEGIELSGGENQKLALARGLYKDGPIMILDEPTAALDPIAEYNIYKTFNNIIGDKTSFFISHRLGSTQFCDVIALFEDGEIKEYGTHDELLNKNGKYAEMFNVQASYYKDVRFEAEGV; encoded by the coding sequence ATGATGAAGAAAAATAAGAGAAGTGTCACGAATAATATTTGGTTTTTAGTTAAGAACACTTATAAATGGGACAAGAAGGTGTTAAGTTATTTTGCCTTATATACAGTAGTAACAGCAATAATACCATTTATAAATATGTTTGCACCTAAATTTTTAATTGAAGAGTTAATGGGAGCCAACAGAGTAGAGAGATTAATTATTATTTTATTAGGCTACGTTGTTATATCTGCTACATTAAACTTTTTAAATGCATATTTAGAGGGAGTATATTCTCCAATAATAACGAATATAGGAGATAGGTATAATAATCTTCTCAGTGAAAAGTGTATGAATATGGATTTTAAGTATACTGAAGATCCTGAAGTTTTAGATGACATAGAAACTGCTAGAAGAGCTGTAGATGGTAATACTACTGGAATCCCAGGAGTGCTTCGTAAACTCTTTGAAATATTTGGTGCCGGCATTGCATTTCTTGGGTATATAACTATTGTATTTAATTTGAATCCATGGATTCTATTATATTTGATAGTTAATGTAGTTACTATTTACTACTTGGCAATTAGGGCAAAAAAATATGAATATAGCAAAAAAAATGATATTTCACAGCTAAGCAGAAAAAGAAATTATATTTATGATGTTATGCAGAATTTTGCATATGGTAAAGAAATAAGAATCTTTAATTTAAGTAACCGTATGGCTGATAAATTTCAGGGGTTAGGTAAAGAGCAAGTTAAATTACATAAGGATATTAAATATAAGAATTTAATGGTGTCCATAGTAGAAGTTTTCTTTCTCTTAATTAGAGAGGGTGTAGTATATGCATATTTGATTTATCAGGTATTATATAATCACATGAGCATAGGAAATTTCGTTATGTACTCCACACTAATTGCAGGGTTTGCAGCTTGGATGCAGAAAATATTAGATAATATAGCCCATATAAATGCACAGAATTTATATATAAACGATTATAGAGATTTCTTGGAAACTGACTTGAAAACAGGAAATTCTAGTTATGTAGACATGCCTGGAGATAACAACTATGAAATAGAGTTTAAAAATGTATCTTATAAATATCCCAATAGTGAAAGGTACATTTTTAGAAATCTTTCTTTAAAGATAAACAAAGGACAGCGATTAGCCATAGTAGGAGTTAATGGAGCTGGAAAGACCACTTTTGTTAAGTTGCTAACTAGATTGTATGAGCCTACAGAAGGGAAAATATTATTAAACGGAGTCAATATTGCAAAGTTTGATAGGAATGAGTATTACAAGTTATTTTCAGTAGTGTTTCAAGAGATAAAAATGTTTGCTTTTTCTATAGCTGAAAATATAGCACTTGATAATAAGAAAATAGATAGAGAAAAGGTATTAGAGAGCATTCATAAAGCTGGAATGAAAGAAAAAATTGATTCTTTAGAAAATGGAATAGATACACCATTACTTAAAACATTAGATTCCGAAGGGATAGAACTTTCAGGAGGAGAAAACCAGAAATTAGCTCTTGCTAGAGGATTATACAAGGATGGACCTATTATGATTTTAGATGAACCAACAGCAGCGTTAGATCCTATTGCGGAATACAATATTTATAAAACCTTTAATAATATTATTGGTGATAAAACATCATTTTTTATATCTCATAGATTAGGAAGTACACAGTTTTGTGATGTAATAGCTTTGTTTGAAGACGGTGAAATAAAGGAATATGGAACCCATGATGAACTTTTAAATAAAAACGGAAAATATGCAGAAATGTTCAATGTACAAGCATCTTATTATAAAGACGTAAGATTTGAAGCGGAGGGCGTATAG
- a CDS encoding ABC transporter ATP-binding protein: MSKERILGFKKDFSTGAHFLKLTYGISKSYIYLSILSCIINAVIPLINIIMPKFIIDELMNRKRIETLILLVAILVCGNFILNLVSRWLYAVLEIKNIEIYNGFDLLIGKKVMNMDFEKIEDSEVLNLKEQAIYQIKNQNVIERMISEGMKVFTNIITIIGLIAVIATLDLYIVLFIICIVVANSLMYKKNQEVRFGIYKVLIPLNRIVEYFDGVINDFSSGKDIRLYNMSPLIMKKYEECSKESLNEFNKMYKTIWKYNGFNKINLQIQMAVVYAYMTYKVFTKAIGIGSFTMYVSSVINFSTTMSDFSSTVIFLRQMCKLLEPYMEFEQIKSKNIEGTKKIDDVKKFNIEFKNVYFKYPRSKEYTLKNVSIDIKDGEKLSVVGLNGAGKTTFIKLVTRLYEPTEGEILLNGINIKEYDYDEYMKLLAVVFQDFKLMAFSIKENIALNDYETSKDEDIEKALNEVGLEDYISKLPKGINTHIYKTFEEDGIEFSGGQSQKLAISRAVYKAAPIVVLDEPTAALDPIAEFEIYSRFNELIGEKTAIYISHRLSSCRFCDRIAVFHNGEIIQHGTHDELIKEQGSQYEKMYMTQAQYYV; the protein is encoded by the coding sequence ATGAGCAAAGAAAGAATTTTAGGATTTAAAAAAGATTTTAGTACTGGTGCACATTTTCTAAAGCTAACTTATGGAATTTCAAAGTCATATATTTATTTATCAATTTTATCATGTATAATTAATGCGGTAATTCCTTTGATTAATATAATAATGCCTAAATTTATTATAGATGAGTTAATGAATCGTAAGAGAATAGAGACACTTATACTACTGGTAGCAATCCTTGTATGTGGAAATTTCATATTGAATTTGGTTAGCAGATGGTTATATGCTGTACTAGAGATAAAAAACATAGAAATTTATAATGGTTTTGATTTATTAATAGGTAAAAAAGTAATGAATATGGACTTTGAAAAAATAGAAGATTCTGAGGTTTTAAATTTAAAGGAACAAGCTATATATCAGATCAAGAATCAAAATGTTATTGAGAGAATGATAAGTGAAGGAATGAAAGTGTTCACTAATATTATAACTATCATTGGTCTAATAGCAGTAATTGCAACTTTGGATTTATATATTGTTCTATTTATAATTTGTATAGTAGTGGCAAATTCATTGATGTATAAAAAAAATCAAGAAGTAAGGTTTGGAATATACAAAGTGTTAATTCCACTAAATAGGATTGTGGAATATTTTGATGGAGTAATTAATGACTTTTCTAGTGGTAAAGATATAAGATTATACAATATGAGTCCTTTAATTATGAAAAAATATGAAGAATGTAGTAAAGAATCATTAAATGAATTTAATAAGATGTATAAAACTATATGGAAATATAATGGATTTAATAAGATAAATCTTCAAATTCAGATGGCAGTTGTTTATGCTTATATGACCTATAAGGTATTTACGAAAGCTATAGGAATCGGTTCATTTACAATGTATGTATCTTCAGTTATTAATTTTAGCACTACAATGTCTGATTTTAGTAGTACAGTTATATTCTTAAGGCAGATGTGTAAATTATTAGAGCCATACATGGAATTTGAACAAATTAAATCTAAAAACATAGAAGGAACAAAAAAAATAGATGATGTTAAAAAGTTTAATATAGAATTTAAAAATGTATATTTTAAATATCCACGAAGCAAAGAATATACTTTGAAAAATGTGTCTATTGATATTAAAGATGGAGAAAAGTTATCAGTAGTAGGCTTAAATGGAGCAGGAAAAACTACCTTCATAAAATTAGTTACAAGGCTTTATGAACCTACTGAAGGTGAAATATTATTAAATGGGATAAATATAAAAGAATATGATTATGATGAATATATGAAATTGCTAGCAGTAGTATTTCAAGACTTCAAGTTGATGGCATTTAGTATAAAAGAGAATATAGCTCTTAATGATTATGAAACTTCCAAGGATGAAGATATTGAAAAAGCCCTTAATGAGGTAGGTCTTGAAGATTATATTTCAAAACTGCCAAAAGGAATAAACACTCATATATATAAAACATTTGAGGAAGATGGCATAGAGTTTTCAGGAGGTCAGTCTCAAAAGTTAGCAATTTCAAGAGCCGTATATAAGGCTGCACCAATAGTAGTTTTAGATGAACCAACAGCAGCCTTAGATCCTATTGCTGAGTTTGAGATATACAGTAGATTTAATGAGCTAATAGGAGAAAAAACAGCAATATATATTTCACATAGATTGTCAAGCTGCAGATTCTGCGATAGAATTGCTGTATTTCATAATGGTGAGATTATTCAGCATGGAACTCATGATGAATTGATAAAAGAACAAGGAAGTCAGTATGAAAAAATGTATATGACCCAAGCACAGTATTATGTTTAA
- a CDS encoding MmcQ/YjbR family DNA-binding protein, with product MNKSKLLDNYIIDIDKLVEYGFILKKDTYIYKYELKNSDFYSYFYIENNTFEIKVFDSVTEEEYLLFNVPDSTGKIVSTIREEIDNVIDDILLKCFSKSNLKEELLKYTTNVHGTIPETPFEKLPTSYTVKTHKKNKWYGLFMDITYKQLGIDNQDTVHILNVKNRPKKIEELIDYIHFFPAYHMNKKHWITIVLNKSTDVELVKNMIDDSYSIVEK from the coding sequence ATGAATAAAAGTAAACTATTGGATAATTATATAATTGACATAGACAAACTTGTAGAGTATGGCTTTATCCTAAAGAAAGATACCTATATTTATAAGTATGAATTAAAGAATTCAGATTTTTATTCTTATTTTTATATTGAAAATAATACATTTGAAATAAAAGTATTTGATTCAGTAACTGAGGAGGAATATTTACTATTTAATGTGCCGGATTCAACTGGAAAAATTGTATCTACTATTAGGGAAGAAATAGATAATGTTATTGATGATATTCTATTGAAATGTTTTTCAAAAAGTAATTTAAAAGAAGAATTATTAAAATATACAACTAATGTTCATGGTACAATTCCAGAAACACCTTTTGAAAAACTTCCTACTTCTTATACTGTGAAAACACATAAGAAAAATAAATGGTATGGCCTATTCATGGATATTACATATAAGCAACTAGGCATTGATAATCAAGATACTGTGCACATTCTTAATGTAAAAAATCGTCCTAAAAAAATAGAGGAACTAATTGATTATATTCACTTTTTCCCAGCCTATCACATGAATAAAAAACATTGGATAACAATTGTATTAAATAAATCAACTGATGTAGAGTTGGTAAAGAACATGATTGATGATAGTTATTCTATAGTTGAAAAATAA
- a CDS encoding aldo/keto reductase: MKKNLSNISFNPVLSEIEALIDTMKNIGDKYNVSVSQIAMAWAIAKGTTPIIGVTKPSHVEEATKAAEIILAAEEIKEFERMASKTRVDTRGSWEHSMV; the protein is encoded by the coding sequence ATGAAAAAGAACTTAAGTAACATTTCATTCAATCCTGTGTTATCAGAAATTGAAGCATTAATTGATACTATGAAAAATATTGGTGACAAGTACAATGTTTCTGTGTCACAGATTGCAATGGCATGGGCTATAGCTAAAGGGACAACTCCTATTATCGGAGTAACAAAGCCATCACACGTTGAAGAGGCGACAAAGGCTGCAGAGATTATTCTAGCAGCAGAAGAGATAAAGGAATTTGAACGAATGGCATCTAAAACTCGTGTGGATACCAGAGGTTCATGGGAACATTCTATGGTATAA